The genomic DNA CGATCTGCAGATCGGTCGTGCCGCCATCATACCCGGTCAACGTGCCCAGCAACGGGGCCAAAGGCGTGCCAGTCTGGCTGCCGGTCTGGTAGCCGGGATATAACGGGTAGCGCCGATAGTAAAAGTTCATACCATGATCGCCGGTGTTTGGCAGGCTGACGACCTGATCCGGCAGCCCGGCGGCGCGGCCCTTGTCGCGCATTGGGTCGAGCAGGTCGGGCGTCATCGACGCTGGATCCTTTAGGCTATGACTGCGCGAGTAGTCCTTGTGTGACGGCGCGCAATGATAGCATTCCATATAATTTTCCACAGCCAGCTTCCAGTTGGCAGGCACCGGATAGGATGCGCTATGGGCAATCCGCAGATTGTCCAATCCGAAGGGGGCAGCCAGTGGGCGCAGACGCTCCAATCCGGTGTCGATCTCGGGGGCGACCTCAGCCGGGCAGACGAATATCATGCCCTCGAACACGCGCAGATGCGCCTTGAACAGTCCGTATTGGGATGGATCAAAGTCCGGTCCCATCTCACGCCCGCCGCGCAGCTGACCGTTCAGGTCATAACTCCACGCATGGTAGGGGCAGACGAACAGACGCGTGTTTCCATGGGCCTCGGTGCAGACGCGTGACCCGCGATGGCGGCAAATGTTGAGATAGGCGCAAACATCGCCAGCACGGTTACGGGTAATGATCAGCGATTCCTGCGCGTAATCGAACAGAAAGTAGTCGCCGGGCTCGGGGATCTGGCAGACATGTCCGACCCAGATCCAACTGTGGTTCCAATAGGCTGCAATATCATGCTCGTAGATGTCCGGGCGTGTGTAAAAGGGGCGCGGCAGGGCAAAGCCGCTCTGACAGCTGCCGATAAGATCCCGTAGATCAGCGGGTGGTGCGGTGGTCATGGGCGCAATCCTTGAGGCGGGGCAGGTTTCTCATCTGACCAGAGAAACGCCTCTGATGGCAAGGGCACGGGCGTATACACAGACCCGGAAAGACCCGGGAACTGGTAACTTTTCGCGCCGAATCTTAGCGGATCCTGCCGGTGGTGCCCCTTTAGCCGACCATCATTTCCTTGGTTGCGGTCAGCTTAACGTCCGGATAATCGCGCTCAATCCGGTCGATATCCCATTGCAGCCGGGTCAGGTAGACAACGTCACCGTCATTATCATGGGCGATGTGCTGCTTGTTGGCCTCGATGAACTTATCGAGTGCGCGTTTCTCTCCCTGCGCCCACCGGGCCGAAGTGAACTGGCTGGCCTCGAACCGCACAGGCAGGCCGTATTCCAACTCGATCCGACTGGCCAGAACCTCGAATTGAAGGGCACCCACAACGCCGACGATAAACCCGGAACCGAAGGCCGGCTTGAACACTTTCGCTGCACCCTCTTCGGCGAACTGCATCAGGGCTTTCTCCAGATGCTTGGCTTTCATCGGATCGCCCGCGCGGGCCTGTTGCAATAGCTCAGGCGCAAAACTGGGGATGCCGGTCACGCGGATCGCCTCACCTTCGGTCAGCGTGTCACCGATGCGCAACTGGCCGTGGTTCGGAATCCCGATGATGTCACCCGCCCACGCCTCTTCGGCCAATTCGCGGTCAGAAGCGAGAAACAATACCGGATTGGCAATCGCCATCGGCTTTTTCGTGCGCACATGGGTCAGCTTCATACCGCGTTTGAAATGGCCCGATGCCAGACGAAGGAATGCCACGCGGTCTCGGTGTTTAGGGTCCATGTTGGCCTGCACTTTGAACACGAAGCCGGCAACCTTGTTTTCATCAGGGGCGATCTGCCGGGGTTGGGCCGATTGCACCTGTGGTTCTGGCCCATAGGTGCCGATCCCGTCCATCAGCTCTTTGACGCCGAACGAATTGATCGCCGAGCCGAACCAAATCGGGGTCATATGCCCCTCCAGCACGGCCTGAGGGTCGAGCGCGGGTAGTAGCTCTCGCGCCATTTCGACCTCTTCACGCAAGGTGGCGACCAGTTCAGCAGGCAGATGCTGTTCTAACGCCGGATCGCCGAGCCCTTTGATCTCAATGCTTTCAGCGACCTTGTTACGGTCAGCACGGTCCATCAGTTCCAGCCGGTCATTCAGCATGTCATAGCAACCGACAAAATCGCGACCTACGCCGATGGGCCAACTTGCAGGTGTTACATCAATTGCCAGATTTTCCTGAATCTCGTCAATGATCTCAAATGTCTCGCGGCTCTCGCGGTCCATCTTGTTACAAAAGGTCAGGATCGGCAGATCGCGCAGGCGACATACTTCAAAGAGTTTCTGCGTCTGACTCTCGACCCCTTTGGCGCCGTCGATCACCATCACGGCAGCGTCCACGGCTGTTAGGGTACGATAAGTATCTTCGGAGAAATCCGAGTGGCCGGGCGTATCCACCAGATTGAACCGGAAGTTCTTGAAATCAAAAGACATGGCCGAGGCGGACACCGAAATGCCCCGGTCCTTCTCCATCTGCATAAAGTCACTGCGCGTGCGCCGTGCCTCGCCTTTGGCGCGGACCTGACCGGCCATCTGGATGGCCCCACCAAAAAGCAGGAATTTCTCCGTCAGCGTCGTCTTGCCTGCATCCGGATGAGAGATGATCGCAAACGTGCGGCGCCGCGCAATTTCGGGCGGCAGATCGGGGCGGTTGGGGGCGGTGTCCAGCATATCCCCGCTATAGAGCGCAGCCGAGACGCGTGCAATACGCCAACGGGTGCAGCCGGAACTATGCTAGGTCCGCGCGCGTTGCCTCTATAGCATAGAAGGAGGATACTCATGTCACAGGACAAGAAAGCCCCGCCAAGAGACGCCAAAAAACCACCAAAAGCAGTTTCAATGACCGATGCAGAACCGGCCAATCCCGTTGCCGAGCGCAAACCGGGTGAACAGGCCAAAACGAACAACTCGGTCGAAGCCAAAGATGCATTTGGCGCGCCACGCCCTGATACGGAATGGACCCGAGAGGCGATGGAATCACAGATGCTGACACCCGGTTTCAACGGATCAGACGATCAGGTGAAGAAAGAGCGCGCAAAAGACCTGAAGGAATGACGCCTTAGCGCGTTGAGGCGCGTCTTAGCAGGGCTGCGGCATCGGGATGATCTAGCAACGCTTTGCTGACTTCGAAATCTAGATGGATGCGTTCGGCATGTCCGGTCAGGGATTGCGCCAGTTTCTCGCTTAGTTCCGGCGGCAATGCCGGTCGCGTGCGCGTATCGACCAACAGCGTTTCTGCTGCGATGCCTTCCGCGTAGATGATCTGGTGCGTATCAAAGAGCAGTTGAAAGTAATCCATGAACCCACCATCTGCCTGAACGATGGTATCTCCGTTTACCAAGTATCGCGCGCGCACCAGTAGTTCGTGCCGTCCGGCCCCCAACGCGTCAGAGCGCTGGTAGATGAACAGCCGGTGATCTGGGCTGACATACAGATCATTTGTGTTGTGCAATGCACCTGCTCGGATACAGATGGGGGCAAAAGCCCCAACCGCGCGCACGGTCGAGCTGCCAACCCAGCGAACCTTTTGCGGTCCATCGTCACGGGTGAGGACCGTGTCGCCAACTTTCAATTCTTCGATTGGTTTCTGTGCGCCGGATGCCAGAGTGATATGGGTGCCGCGCGAAAAGGAAACACAGGCCACTTCGGCAAATTTAGCTGCGGCGCCTTCGGTATCGATCCCAACCAGCGTATAATCCGTGCGTGGAGTCATAGGTGCCAGTGGCAGGGCGAAAACTGCATCCACATCGCCGATATGATCCACTTCGACGAGAATCAATATCTCTGTTGTGGCGCCTGATGCGCTCATCATTGTGAGACAGCAATCTAGGTGCAGCAGATTTCCCGGTCGGCCCAGTCGCGTGCCCTTGGCGACTGTCAAAACGCCAGCGTTGTCGGTGCTGAACGACAGTCGTTCCAGCGCACCACCCAAGTGCAATTCATAAGTGTCGTCGAGGTCTAGTTCCGCTGCAAAAGATAGCGGATCGCCGAGGTTCGCGCCATTCACCACGCTGATGGCTTCGGCGGGATAGACCGGGATGGATTGGACAATGGCTTGGGTCATTATTCAGGAACTCGTTTTTCGTCTTTTGGTCCGGGTGGGTCTGCCTTAACCTTAAGCTAGTGCCAAATTGTGGCAAAGACAGGTCGAACTACAGCGGATTTCAGGACATTCTGACCCGCCGGCGCGTTGGCGTCACGGGGAAATTCCGACCGTTTGACCATGGTCAGGTTTCGTCGCGGATATAGATGGAGAACAAGATATGGATATGGGTCTAAAAGGAAAGCGGGCACTGGTTT from Roseovarius pelagicus includes the following:
- a CDS encoding aromatic ring-hydroxylating oxygenase subunit alpha; the protein is MTTAPPADLRDLIGSCQSGFALPRPFYTRPDIYEHDIAAYWNHSWIWVGHVCQIPEPGDYFLFDYAQESLIITRNRAGDVCAYLNICRHRGSRVCTEAHGNTRLFVCPYHAWSYDLNGQLRGGREMGPDFDPSQYGLFKAHLRVFEGMIFVCPAEVAPEIDTGLERLRPLAAPFGLDNLRIAHSASYPVPANWKLAVENYMECYHCAPSHKDYSRSHSLKDPASMTPDLLDPMRDKGRAAGLPDQVVSLPNTGDHGMNFYYRRYPLYPGYQTGSQTGTPLAPLLGTLTGYDGGTTDLQIGILNNFLIYSDHVVGYRFVPRALQQTDIQIVWYVRGDAQEGRDYDRAALTWLWHVTSLDDERIIRINQEGVNAHRFVPGPLSQMEWGVQAFYDHYLTGIGHR
- a CDS encoding peptide chain release factor 3 → MLDTAPNRPDLPPEIARRRTFAIISHPDAGKTTLTEKFLLFGGAIQMAGQVRAKGEARRTRSDFMQMEKDRGISVSASAMSFDFKNFRFNLVDTPGHSDFSEDTYRTLTAVDAAVMVIDGAKGVESQTQKLFEVCRLRDLPILTFCNKMDRESRETFEIIDEIQENLAIDVTPASWPIGVGRDFVGCYDMLNDRLELMDRADRNKVAESIEIKGLGDPALEQHLPAELVATLREEVEMARELLPALDPQAVLEGHMTPIWFGSAINSFGVKELMDGIGTYGPEPQVQSAQPRQIAPDENKVAGFVFKVQANMDPKHRDRVAFLRLASGHFKRGMKLTHVRTKKPMAIANPVLFLASDRELAEEAWAGDIIGIPNHGQLRIGDTLTEGEAIRVTGIPSFAPELLQQARAGDPMKAKHLEKALMQFAEEGAAKVFKPAFGSGFIVGVVGALQFEVLASRIELEYGLPVRFEASQFTSARWAQGEKRALDKFIEANKQHIAHDNDGDVVYLTRLQWDIDRIERDYPDVKLTATKEMMVG
- a CDS encoding Hint domain-containing protein, whose translation is MTQAIVQSIPVYPAEAISVVNGANLGDPLSFAAELDLDDTYELHLGGALERLSFSTDNAGVLTVAKGTRLGRPGNLLHLDCCLTMMSASGATTEILILVEVDHIGDVDAVFALPLAPMTPRTDYTLVGIDTEGAAAKFAEVACVSFSRGTHITLASGAQKPIEELKVGDTVLTRDDGPQKVRWVGSSTVRAVGAFAPICIRAGALHNTNDLYVSPDHRLFIYQRSDALGAGRHELLVRARYLVNGDTIVQADGGFMDYFQLLFDTHQIIYAEGIAAETLLVDTRTRPALPPELSEKLAQSLTGHAERIHLDFEVSKALLDHPDAAALLRRASTR